The nucleotide sequence GCTGGTTATTGACCACGCATCACGGTATTCATAACAAACCACCCCGTCTTCTAATGGTTTTACGATAGGGGCATCTTTTAGATGTACCGTAAAAGTTATCTCACTAGAGCATAATAAATCAGGATTTACATTATGAACGATAGCACGCAAGACTTCTCCGTTATAAACCTGTACACTGGTTGGATCTTGTATTGTACTTCTATCCCAACGCGCGTAATCTACTTCCAAATCAGGCGTTAACGGTTGATCTCCTATAATCTCTACATCTAAAATCGTTAAATCAATTAATGAAATGCCGTCATTTACATAATCTGTCTCACAGAATTCCAACAAATTAGCACTTGGTTGGTAAGCATACACTGCCTGTTCTATCTGTATCCAGAAACTTGCGATATTAAAACAGCCGGTTTCTTTGTTTTCTACCCGTACCCAAATCTCCTGACGATCCGGATCCGTGTTTTCAAAGGTATAGGGTAACGGACTTACATTGTCTGTCGCATTTTCTTCACTTGCAAAATATCTTACGATATAGTCTTCCGGATCTGCTCCTGCCAAGGCTTGTTCGTCTTTATCGTGTAAATTGAATTTGGTAGATGTAGTTGGCTCATCCATACACGCAGGCAAATTGGTCATCGGTCCCACTTTCGGCCATGGATTTACTTTTAATTCCAATGGTACAACTACATAACACCTTTCGTTTGTGTTTGTAAAACTGTTTTCTACTCTAACATAAACAATAGAACTTCCGCTCAAAACTCCATCCGGGGCTCCTATATAACTAGGATCCGTTGGGCCTACATGAGCTCCCGTTTCTGAAAAGTAATAGGTATAAGTATAAGTTCCAAAATTACTTAAATTGCTTTCTGCCTGGGTTAAATCAAAATTTGCTACACCTGAACCAAAGTTATCTTCACATAATTCTAACGGATCAGGTGTCATATTAGGATCCGGTAAAGGCAATACGCGTACCGTGAGTGAAGTAATGCTTCTACATCCGTATTGGTTAACTACAGAAATATAGATTGTCTGCGGATTTACCTGATTTGTAAATTTCTTTGGATTAGTTATGCTTACAAATCCGTTTTCTGCATCCTGTAAGGTTAAATGATAATTAATAACCGCTCCAAATGGTGGCTGACCATTAAACAGTTCATACTCTTTAGTGGTTAAGTCAAATTGTGATTTCCCGTCACCCGGTGCCTCATCACATACAATCATTGGTGTAGGCTGACTCAGCACGAACGGAGATACCACTTCTATTACAAAACTCATCACACGGGCACAGCTTCCCGGTTTTTCAGTATCTTCTATACGCACCCAAATCGTTTGCGGGTTACTTGTATTTTGAAACTGCGTCGGATCTGCTATCCAATTGGTATTACTGTCGGCTAATGTCTTACTGGTAAAATAACGGATCTGATAGGTACTTTGCGTCGTTTGAGCTGCTATCAATAAGCTATCCTGACTTGTTAAATCAAACAACGTTGATTCATCCTGGGTATTACCTAAAACATCGCACTCTACAATTTTTGGTAAGGTTGACGGTAATTTTGGTGGTACTACCAACTGGAAGGTAATCGGGTAAACAGCATAACATTCTGTTGATGGATCCTCTACTCTGATCCAGACCGTAGGGTTAGTTGGATCTAGGTTGTTGTATGCTACCTGATTGGTAATACTATTAACATCGTTTTCTGCATCTGATTGGGTTTCATAGAATTTAAAGCTATAATTAATACCCGTAGCATCTACTAAATCTTTACCATATAAATATAGGTTAATGGTACCAAAGCCTGTATCGCTACAGATTACATAAGGTGTTGTTGGCACATTAAGTACCGGGTTGGCTTTAACTTCTAATTTTAACGTGGTTACCACAAAACATCCCGTACTTGCGTTTGAAACACGTACATAAATCGTTTGAACGTTTGGTGATACGTTTTGATATTGGTTTGCTAGTGGATTAATCCCTGCCTGTGCATCGGAATTGGTATAGTGGAACGTTACATCCAATCCTTGCTGCGTTCCTACTATCGATGCTTTTTGGCTGGCTAAATCAAATACCTCAAAGCCATTGCTGTTAGCGTCACATAATGTATAAACAGGTAGTGGATTTGCGACAACAGGCATAGCTACTAACTCTAACTCTATCTTTGTTACTACAAAACAACCCGTGGTGTTATCTGTTACCCGAGCATAAACCGTTGTTGCTGTATTGGTGGAAAAACTTGTAGGGTTGCCTATTACTCCGGTTCCTGACATAGCCGCACTTGAGCTTATATGGTATGTTACCGTATAATTCGCCGCATTTAAACCTGCCAACATCGTGGTTTCGTTGCTGCGTAAATTAACGGTCTCTACTCCGTCGTTACCCGTATCGCATACTTTTAAGCTACGGATTGGTGTGATAGCCGGGGATTTATTTACTATTAATACTAAAGGAACTGTATTATAACAGCTTGAGTTGGTAAATCCTACACGTACATAAATAGTTTGCTGATCTTTTACTTTATTTATATAGGCTCCGGTATTGACTATCGCATTCACATTGGCATCTGCATCGTTTTGCGTTTCGTGGAACGTTACCACAGAATTAGCAGGTAAGGGATTGCCGGCTATCAAAACTCTGGTTACATCTAAATTGAATTCCCCGAAACCGTCATTATTTAAGTCACAATACGTTAATGGTGCTATGCTGTTGGCTAAAGGCGTGTTGATGATCTGCAACTGTAAAGGCACTACTTTAAAACAGTCGCCAGATAAATTGCGTACCCGTACATAAATTGTTCCTGCTGAGCCCGTATAATTTGCAGGTAACATTAAAGCGGTATTACCTACCTGGGCATCTTGCTGGGTACTGTAAAACTCTAATGAAACTCCTACCGGGGTTACAGGAATGGTATGATAAGCTAAGTTTAAATCAAAATCGGCTAATCCGCTTGACCCTTTTTCACAGGCTGTGATAGGTAAAACAGGTGATTGCGTTAAGGGCAATAAATATCTATATAAATAGAACGAGCCGACTCCGTAAGACAACGGATTGCTGTCATTAGTAACACGTACCCAGATACGTTCGCCGTTGGCTCCGTTATAGGTTGCCAAACTACCTGTAGGTATTGCGTTTTGACCTGATGTTGCATCGGCATTATTCAAGTGGTACGTAACTGTGTAACCTACGGCATTATTGTAAACCAAAGGCGTTTGAACTGTTAAATCAAATGTCTGAACGCTGTCGCCTTCACAAAGGGTTAAATCTGACAAGGGGTTTAATGAAAGAACACAGTTCATAAAATCCAATGTGAACGAACTTATATAAGGACACGGATTGTTCAACTCATAAGCGCGTACCCAAATTGTAACAGGTACCTGTGCATTGTTTGACAACATATACACACTAGGAATAGAGTTAACATCATCCTCTGCATCTTGCTGACTGGTATAAAATTTAAACAAAATATCAGGATTGCTCGTAACATTTGAAACGGCATCAGTCAAATCAAATCGTGTCTCTGCTCCAGCATTAGGACATACCGTTAAATTCTGAGGTGGACTGATTGTTACGTAATCGTGAAACTCAATACGCACGGGATCTGATTCCATCACACACCCTGTTACACTTGGTATAAATCCTTTTACATAATAATCACCTGTTTCGGTTACCGTAAGCGTCGCTCCGGTCTGACCGGGAATCTTAACTCCGTCTTTATACCACTCAAAGGTGAATAACAAAGGATCTAACCCTGCCTCTAAAGTATAACTGTCGCCTACACACAAACCTTCACCGTTTTCTATCAACACAGGATCCCCTAAATTTAAATTACCTAAATCAAAACTGCCGGATTTGAAAAATACCGCACTCGTGTGATTAGGAGATGTACAGAAATCTATAATAGCTAATTTAATCTTATACTTACGCCCTACAACTACATTTGCGGTCAATGACTGCATTGGAACAGTCACCCCTGCTAAATTTACAGGCGCTGCCAAGGCTGGTAAACCTGTTCCTCCAAACGATCCATAAGCATTATCAAAATATTGAGGATTTGGATCAGGTACATTACAAGTTACTCCAGTTTTAGTACCATCGCGTAAGGTATTTATCGAAATAGGATCTGTTGTATTAGGGATTAAAGCCAAATTTTCTCCTACTCCTGTAGTAGTATCAATCAACCAAGCTCCGAATAATGCCCCATTATCACAATTCCATGTACATCCATGATAACTATTACTTCCAAAAATGTAATCAAAAGTAATGGTATTCTGTACCGGAATAAAATCAAAATCTATAAATGCCGAACGCATATCATTAACTGCCGGCCATCCTCCTGCAGCATTAATCAAATCGTTCATATCCTGATCTCCAGTCCAACGAAATTGATTTGGGCTAGACTGACCAGCATAAGGACCTGGCACATAACTTGACTTATCTGTTGCTATAACAATACCATCATCAAAAGGAAAAGTACTTCCGTTTCTGTTAAAATAACCCGCTGCCATAATAGCATTAGAACCAGGTGTACCATCCCCATATTGATACCTTACATTGGAAACCAAGTCACACGCTGAATTAACCAAAACCTCTTTTATAAGCTGTTCCGGTGTATAGGTATCATCAACAGTTACATAGTTGTATTGTTGGCTAAAACCAAAGAAACACATAAACAAAAAAATAACTAATACATTACTTTTTCTTAGGTTTACTCTTTTTTTCATATTATAAAAATATTTGCTGCAAAATAATATTTTTTTGACACATATGCTAACTTTTTAAACAAAGTTATTTATCATAAAATTAACATTCTTCTAAAACATTCAAAATCATTTTATATTCTTTTTTTATAAAAAAACAGGAAGCAAATTGCTTCCTGTTTTTTGTTTAGTTAATTATCGTTTTAACGAGAAGTGTCCTGTTACTTCTTTGCTTAATCCTGTTTTTGGATCTAAGTATTCTGCTTTGAACCAGTAGTCGGTTGATGGCAGTGGTTTACCGTTAAAGGTCCCGTCCCATCCTTCGCCTGCCGGGCTTAACTGTTTGATTAGTTTTCCAAAGCGGTCAAAGATATAAATCTTAGAGTCGGGCTGGTTTTTCAACGACCAAATGTTCCACGTATCGTTGTATCCATCGTTATTCGGGGTAAAG is from Flavobacterium dauae and encodes:
- a CDS encoding T9SS type B sorting domain-containing protein, producing the protein MKKRVNLRKSNVLVIFLFMCFFGFSQQYNYVTVDDTYTPEQLIKEVLVNSACDLVSNVRYQYGDGTPGSNAIMAAGYFNRNGSTFPFDDGIVIATDKSSYVPGPYAGQSSPNQFRWTGDQDMNDLINAAGGWPAVNDMRSAFIDFDFIPVQNTITFDYIFGSNSYHGCTWNCDNGALFGAWLIDTTTGVGENLALIPNTTDPISINTLRDGTKTGVTCNVPDPNPQYFDNAYGSFGGTGLPALAAPVNLAGVTVPMQSLTANVVVGRKYKIKLAIIDFCTSPNHTSAVFFKSGSFDLGNLNLGDPVLIENGEGLCVGDSYTLEAGLDPLLFTFEWYKDGVKIPGQTGATLTVTETGDYYVKGFIPSVTGCVMESDPVRIEFHDYVTISPPQNLTVCPNAGAETRFDLTDAVSNVTSNPDILFKFYTSQQDAEDDVNSIPSVYMLSNNAQVPVTIWVRAYELNNPCPYISSFTLDFMNCVLSLNPLSDLTLCEGDSVQTFDLTVQTPLVYNNAVGYTVTYHLNNADATSGQNAIPTGSLATYNGANGERIWVRVTNDSNPLSYGVGSFYLYRYLLPLTQSPVLPITACEKGSSGLADFDLNLAYHTIPVTPVGVSLEFYSTQQDAQVGNTALMLPANYTGSAGTIYVRVRNLSGDCFKVVPLQLQIINTPLANSIAPLTYCDLNNDGFGEFNLDVTRVLIAGNPLPANSVVTFHETQNDADANVNAIVNTGAYINKVKDQQTIYVRVGFTNSSCYNTVPLVLIVNKSPAITPIRSLKVCDTGNDGVETVNLRSNETTMLAGLNAANYTVTYHISSSAAMSGTGVIGNPTSFSTNTATTVYARVTDNTTGCFVVTKIELELVAMPVVANPLPVYTLCDANSNGFEVFDLASQKASIVGTQQGLDVTFHYTNSDAQAGINPLANQYQNVSPNVQTIYVRVSNASTGCFVVTTLKLEVKANPVLNVPTTPYVICSDTGFGTINLYLYGKDLVDATGINYSFKFYETQSDAENDVNSITNQVAYNNLDPTNPTVWIRVEDPSTECYAVYPITFQLVVPPKLPSTLPKIVECDVLGNTQDESTLFDLTSQDSLLIAAQTTQSTYQIRYFTSKTLADSNTNWIADPTQFQNTSNPQTIWVRIEDTEKPGSCARVMSFVIEVVSPFVLSQPTPMIVCDEAPGDGKSQFDLTTKEYELFNGQPPFGAVINYHLTLQDAENGFVSITNPKKFTNQVNPQTIYISVVNQYGCRSITSLTVRVLPLPDPNMTPDPLELCEDNFGSGVANFDLTQAESNLSNFGTYTYTYYFSETGAHVGPTDPSYIGAPDGVLSGSSIVYVRVENSFTNTNERCYVVVPLELKVNPWPKVGPMTNLPACMDEPTTSTKFNLHDKDEQALAGADPEDYIVRYFASEENATDNVSPLPYTFENTDPDRQEIWVRVENKETGCFNIASFWIQIEQAVYAYQPSANLLEFCETDYVNDGISLIDLTILDVEIIGDQPLTPDLEVDYARWDRSTIQDPTSVQVYNGEVLRAIVHNVNPDLLCSSEITFTVHLKDAPIVKPLEDGVVCYEYRDAWSITSGHYLDTGVTDSGYTFDWTRNGQPLTPDVAEVLDGGSRLFAKRGGSYRVVVTGPNGCTTTRTATVDEAPSITIDEVKLTDSFGDTNAIEVIAYAGAGVLLEYKLDEGNWQESNVFLDVTPGEHTVYVRIENEPCIASKVVTVMDYPKYFTPNNDGYNDTWNIWSLKNQPDSKIYIFDRFGKLIKQLSPAGEGWDGTFNGKPLPSTDYWFKAEYLDPKTGLQKEVTGHFSLKR